In one Echinicola marina genomic region, the following are encoded:
- a CDS encoding GIY-YIG nuclease family protein, with protein MYIVYAISSEVRNYIYVGLTSDLENRFHRHNSGYERTTKPYRPFRLIYKKHFETRLEARDHEKYLKGTSGKRFLRENYL; from the coding sequence ATGTACATTGTTTATGCCATATCGAGTGAAGTCAGGAATTATATTTATGTAGGGTTGACTTCTGATCTGGAAAATCGTTTTCACCGTCACAATTCAGGTTATGAAAGAACCACAAAGCCTTACCGTCCTTTTAGACTGATATATAAGAAGCATTTTGAAACGCGTTTGGAAGCAAGGGATCATGAGAAATATTTGAAAGGCACATCGGGAAAACGGTTTTTGAGAGAGAATTATCTTTAA
- a CDS encoding IS4 family transposase translates to MLAEKINFVFDPGNINSLARKSGFLVRKSKLDGFQFLFSLVFAYHRGDHFSLLDMVSYLFKDFGIKITKQSLHDRFSSKAVGFLKSCLDNLLSQRIQYPGNINILKSHFNRIRIKDSTKFALPDSFSKKYKGYRGALHNSSSMISIQYEYDFLSGQSMDLRLTNGVRNDQSDSRESTHNIQERDLFLRDLGYCTLNFLSMVNSAKAYFVCRLAPKTNIYPCTTSKDPIDVKDYLKKLKKHQLHHMEVEVFLGKKERIPARAVISLADTATYEKRLRKTSKQARSTGNRVSTAFKIRAQLNIMVTNVPRRFLGAENIRTVYSLRWQIELLFKVWKSQATINEFTTGKIERFECQLYGKLIWIILNMNIFNWLQQRIYKHKKVLCSVWKYFKHIKNLSDQLMEAIKVPRKIINFMEKLAEIAPKILLLERKKGKLSLNQAVNSLA, encoded by the coding sequence ATTTTAGCAGAAAAAATCAATTTTGTATTTGATCCCGGCAACATTAATTCCCTGGCCAGAAAGAGTGGCTTTCTGGTAAGGAAATCCAAGCTTGACGGTTTTCAATTTCTTTTCAGTTTGGTCTTTGCTTATCATAGGGGCGACCATTTCAGTCTTTTGGACATGGTATCCTATCTTTTCAAGGATTTTGGGATTAAAATCACTAAACAGTCACTTCATGACCGCTTCAGCAGCAAAGCGGTGGGATTCCTGAAAAGCTGCCTGGATAATCTTTTGTCCCAAAGGATCCAATATCCGGGAAACATAAATATTCTTAAGAGCCATTTCAACAGGATCAGGATAAAGGATTCCACAAAATTTGCCCTTCCCGATTCGTTTTCCAAAAAATACAAAGGATATCGAGGGGCCCTTCACAACTCCTCCTCCATGATAAGCATCCAATACGAATATGATTTTCTCAGCGGACAGAGCATGGACCTCAGGCTTACAAACGGGGTCAGGAATGACCAGTCGGATTCCAGGGAATCCACCCATAATATCCAGGAGAGAGACCTTTTCCTGAGAGACCTCGGCTATTGCACACTGAACTTCCTTTCCATGGTAAATTCAGCAAAGGCCTATTTTGTCTGCAGACTGGCCCCGAAAACCAATATCTACCCCTGTACAACATCCAAAGACCCTATTGATGTCAAGGACTACCTGAAAAAACTGAAGAAGCACCAGTTGCACCACATGGAAGTAGAGGTCTTCCTGGGCAAAAAGGAGAGAATACCGGCCCGGGCAGTAATCTCTTTGGCCGATACTGCCACTTATGAAAAAAGGCTTCGCAAAACATCCAAACAGGCCCGGTCAACCGGAAACAGGGTTTCAACTGCTTTCAAAATAAGGGCACAGCTAAACATAATGGTTACCAATGTGCCCCGGAGGTTTCTGGGTGCGGAAAATATAAGAACGGTATATTCCCTCAGATGGCAGATAGAGCTGTTGTTCAAAGTATGGAAGTCACAGGCAACAATCAACGAGTTCACAACAGGTAAGATAGAAAGGTTTGAGTGCCAGCTATATGGAAAACTCATCTGGATCATTCTTAATATGAATATATTCAATTGGTTGCAGCAAAGGATCTATAAACACAAAAAAGTCCTGTGTAGCGTATGGAAATATTTTAAGCATATTAAAAACCTATCAGACCAATTGATGGAAGCTATAAAGGTGCCCCGCAAAATCATTAATTTTATGGAAAAGCTGGCTGAAATAGCACCAAAGATATTGTTGCTGGAGAGAAAGAAAGGAAAACTATCTTTAAATCAAGCGGTTAATTCCTTAGCCTGA
- a CDS encoding GIY-YIG nuclease family protein gives MYIVYAISSEIRNYIYVGLTSDLENRLGSSGKVGGKQSILVLICAIY, from the coding sequence ATGTATATTGTTTATGCCATATCGAGTGAAATCAGGAATTATATTTATGTAGGGTTGACTTCTGATCTGGAAAATCGTTTGGGATCAAGCGGAAAAGTTGGAGGAAAACAGTCTATTTTAGTTTTGATATGCGCTATTTATTAA
- the mutS gene encoding DNA mismatch repair protein MutS, with translation MAKAKAKAAKETPLMKQYNSIKAKHPGALLLFRVGDFYETFGEDAIKASKVLDIVLTKRANGSASHIELAGFPHHSLDSYLPKLVRAGNRVAICDQLEDPKEVKGIVKRGVTELVTPGLSFNDNVLDKRRNNYLASIYFGKQSLGVAFLDLSTGEFMCAEGNNSYIEKLLQSFNPSEVIYSKADKAKAADLLKDEYTTFHCEDWVFQYDYTYEKLTNHFETANLKGFGIENQEHGIIAAGAVLYYLEETEHKEVKHIAAISRIAEEKFVWLDKFTIRNLELVYPQQEGGVPLIHILDQTVTPMGSRMMKKWMVLPLKEKAPIEERLKVVEYFHSEPELSEEILSHLKHIGDLERLISKVAVGRINPREMNQLKKALKSSLPIKDLLKSQKNPSLKKLGDQINACEFLLEKIEKELKEDAPMLAHQGNIICDGVDAELDEYRKLATSGKDYLVQIQQREVQRTGISSLKIAYNKVFGYYLEVSNAHKDKVPAEWIRKQTLVNAERYITEELKEYEDKILHAEDKLIVLEHKYFNLLVQSAGEYVTQIQENARILATVDCLVSFAQVAINNHYCRPKVADTDTLEIKDGRHPVIEKQLPIGEDYVPNDIYLDNSSQQVIIITGPNMAGKSALLRQTALIVLMAQMGSFVPASYARIGIIDKVFTRVGASDNLSKGESTFMVEMTETASILNNLSDRSLVLMDEIGRGTSTYDGISIAWSIVEFLHNHPKFKAKTLFATHYHELNQLAEDFPKVKNFNVSVKEVGDKVIFMRKLKEGGSEHSFGIHVAQMAGMPNPVVLRAAEIMGHLEQDKDMHKQQEKMKDVPKNNFQLSLFEIDPKFKEAQELLDAIDINTISPVEALLKLNEIKKKLE, from the coding sequence ATGGCCAAAGCAAAGGCAAAAGCAGCGAAGGAAACTCCCTTGATGAAGCAATATAACAGTATCAAAGCCAAACACCCGGGGGCTTTATTGCTATTCCGAGTGGGGGATTTCTATGAGACATTTGGGGAAGATGCCATCAAGGCCAGTAAGGTGCTGGATATTGTTTTGACCAAGCGGGCCAATGGTTCGGCAAGTCATATAGAATTGGCCGGATTTCCACATCATTCCTTGGACAGCTATTTGCCCAAATTGGTGCGGGCAGGGAATAGGGTGGCCATTTGTGACCAATTGGAAGATCCAAAAGAGGTCAAGGGAATTGTAAAAAGAGGTGTGACTGAATTGGTAACCCCTGGGCTTTCCTTTAATGATAATGTACTGGATAAACGCCGTAATAATTATTTGGCTTCCATCTATTTTGGTAAGCAAAGTTTAGGAGTGGCCTTTTTGGACTTGTCCACGGGAGAATTTATGTGTGCTGAAGGAAATAATTCCTATATAGAAAAACTTTTGCAGAGTTTTAATCCTTCAGAGGTCATTTATTCTAAAGCTGATAAAGCTAAGGCGGCTGATTTGCTTAAGGATGAATATACTACTTTCCACTGTGAAGATTGGGTTTTCCAATATGATTACACCTATGAAAAGCTCACCAATCATTTTGAAACCGCTAATCTCAAAGGCTTTGGGATAGAAAATCAAGAGCATGGGATTATCGCGGCAGGAGCAGTGCTTTATTATTTGGAAGAGACTGAGCACAAAGAAGTCAAACATATCGCTGCTATTTCCAGGATAGCGGAAGAAAAGTTCGTTTGGCTGGATAAGTTTACTATCCGAAACCTAGAATTGGTTTATCCACAGCAGGAGGGTGGAGTACCACTTATCCATATTTTGGATCAAACGGTGACACCAATGGGCTCTAGGATGATGAAAAAGTGGATGGTGTTGCCATTGAAGGAAAAGGCGCCGATAGAAGAAAGGTTGAAAGTAGTGGAGTATTTCCATTCTGAACCTGAATTGAGTGAGGAAATCCTTTCGCATTTAAAACATATTGGGGATTTGGAAAGGTTGATTTCCAAAGTAGCGGTTGGCAGGATCAATCCAAGAGAAATGAACCAGCTTAAAAAGGCCTTGAAAAGTAGCTTGCCAATCAAAGACTTGCTGAAGAGCCAGAAGAATCCATCTCTGAAAAAGCTAGGAGATCAGATCAATGCCTGTGAATTTTTGCTGGAAAAAATAGAAAAGGAGCTTAAAGAAGATGCTCCCATGTTGGCTCATCAGGGAAATATCATTTGTGATGGGGTGGATGCTGAATTGGATGAATACCGTAAATTGGCTACCTCTGGAAAAGATTACCTGGTGCAGATTCAGCAAAGGGAGGTGCAGCGGACTGGTATCAGTAGTTTGAAAATTGCCTATAATAAGGTCTTTGGTTATTATTTGGAGGTTTCCAATGCCCACAAGGATAAAGTGCCTGCCGAATGGATCAGAAAGCAGACCTTGGTGAATGCCGAGCGTTATATTACCGAGGAACTAAAAGAATATGAAGATAAAATTCTTCATGCAGAAGATAAGCTAATCGTTCTCGAGCATAAGTATTTCAACCTTTTGGTGCAGAGTGCCGGGGAGTATGTTACGCAAATACAGGAGAATGCCCGGATATTGGCCACGGTGGATTGCTTGGTGTCCTTTGCCCAAGTGGCGATCAATAATCACTATTGTAGGCCAAAGGTGGCAGATACCGATACCTTGGAGATCAAGGACGGTCGTCATCCCGTGATCGAAAAGCAGCTTCCTATTGGTGAGGATTATGTGCCCAATGATATTTATTTGGATAATAGTTCACAGCAGGTCATCATTATTACAGGCCCCAATATGGCGGGTAAATCGGCCTTATTGAGGCAGACAGCCTTGATCGTATTGATGGCGCAGATGGGAAGTTTTGTGCCGGCCTCCTATGCCCGGATCGGGATCATTGACAAGGTCTTTACTAGGGTGGGGGCTTCTGATAACCTTTCAAAAGGGGAATCAACCTTTATGGTGGAGATGACTGAGACGGCCAGTATTTTGAATAATCTATCTGACAGGAGCTTGGTGTTAATGGATGAAATCGGCCGTGGTACCTCTACCTATGATGGTATTTCCATTGCTTGGTCTATTGTGGAGTTTTTGCATAACCACCCTAAGTTCAAGGCTAAGACCTTGTTTGCCACTCACTATCATGAATTGAACCAATTGGCAGAGGATTTTCCTAAAGTGAAGAACTTTAATGTTTCAGTGAAAGAGGTTGGAGATAAGGTGATCTTTATGCGTAAGCTGAAAGAAGGGGGTAGTGAACATAGTTTTGGTATTCATGTAGCGCAGATGGCCGGTATGCCTAATCCAGTGGTGTTAAGGGCGGCTGAGATTATGGGACATCTGGAGCAGGACAAGGATATGCACAAGCAACAGGAGAAAATGAAAGATGTTCCAAAGAACAATTTCCAGTTGAGTTTGTTTGAGATTGATCCAAAGTTCAAGGAGGCACAGGAGCTTTTGGATGCTATTGATATCAATACCATTTCTCCTGTTGAGGCGCTTTTGAAGCTCAATGAAATCAAGAAAAAATTAGAATAA